A genomic stretch from Garciella nitratireducens DSM 15102 includes:
- a CDS encoding V-type ATP synthase subunit D gives MANKITPTKANLMKSKNSLLFSKKGYDLLDRKRTVLIQELMTLIDSAKIIEKKIEEKFAEGYEALKQASITMGVFNIEEIALAVNQEEDYDIRFKSVMGVEIPEVIYKKEDKIAPQYGFYRSNPSLDAAILKFTEVKYLCYQLAQVETSAYKLSLEIKKTQKRANALDKIQIPRLEKNIKFIEETLEEKEREDFFRLKVVKKKQS, from the coding sequence ATGGCTAATAAAATAACACCTACCAAAGCAAATTTAATGAAAAGTAAAAATTCTTTACTTTTTTCTAAAAAGGGATATGATTTATTAGATAGAAAAAGAACCGTTTTGATTCAAGAGCTGATGACTTTAATTGATTCAGCAAAAATTATAGAGAAAAAGATAGAAGAAAAGTTTGCTGAAGGTTATGAAGCGTTAAAACAAGCAAGTATTACGATGGGAGTATTTAATATAGAAGAGATTGCTCTTGCTGTAAATCAAGAAGAAGATTATGATATACGTTTTAAAAGTGTAATGGGGGTAGAAATTCCTGAAGTAATTTATAAAAAAGAAGATAAAATTGCACCCCAATATGGATTTTATAGGAGCAATCCTTCTTTAGATGCTGCAATTTTAAAATTTACTGAAGTAAAATATTTATGTTATCAATTAGCTCAAGTAGAAACTTCAGCATACAAATTATCTTTGGAAATCAAGAAAACTCAAAAAAGAGCAAATGCTTTAGATAAAATACAAATTCCAAGACTTGAAAAGAATATTAAATTTATAGAAGAAACTTTAGAAGAAAAAGAAAGGGAAGATTTCTTTAGGTTAAAGGTGGTAAAGAAAAAGCAAAGTTAG
- a CDS encoding SDR family oxidoreductase → MVADQQWMNFPKSVLGQTQQKQPGVESMMNPIPITENPKYKGSNQLQDKVAVITGGDSGIGKAVAIAFAKEGANIVIVYLDEHEDAKNTKNMIESIGKKCLLIAGDVGHNGFCKEVIQKVIQQFGKIDILINNAAEQHSQNRIEDITNQQLENTFRTNVFSMFYMIKAAMPYLRQGSCIINTASITAYQGNEILIDYSASKGAVISFTRSLSQSLASQGIRVNAVAPGPIWTPLIPASFSADHVATFGSDTPMGRPGQPVELASAYVYLASEGASYVTGQTIHVNGGTIVNG, encoded by the coding sequence ATTGTGGCTGATCAACAATGGATGAATTTTCCAAAGTCTGTTTTAGGACAAACTCAGCAAAAACAACCAGGAGTAGAAAGTATGATGAATCCCATTCCAATTACAGAAAATCCTAAATATAAGGGATCCAATCAATTACAAGATAAAGTAGCTGTGATTACAGGTGGAGATAGTGGTATTGGGAAAGCAGTAGCTATTGCGTTTGCGAAAGAGGGTGCTAACATTGTAATTGTCTATCTAGATGAACACGAAGATGCCAAAAATACTAAGAATATGATAGAATCTATTGGAAAAAAGTGCTTATTGATTGCAGGAGATGTAGGACATAATGGATTTTGTAAAGAAGTCATTCAAAAAGTAATTCAGCAATTTGGAAAAATAGATATCCTGATTAATAATGCGGCAGAACAACATTCTCAAAATAGGATAGAGGATATTACCAACCAACAATTAGAAAATACCTTTCGTACAAATGTATTTTCCATGTTTTATATGATTAAAGCTGCTATGCCTTATTTAAGACAAGGAAGTTGTATTATTAATACAGCTTCTATCACTGCTTATCAAGGAAATGAAATTTTGATTGATTATTCTGCAAGTAAAGGAGCTGTTATTAGTTTCACTCGTTCTTTATCTCAATCTTTGGCAAGCCAAGGAATTAGAGTAAATGCAGTAGCTCCAGGACCAATTTGGACACCTTTGATTCCAGCATCTTTTTCAGCAGATCATGTAGCTACTTTTGGTTCGGATACTCCTATGGGTAGGCCTGGGCAACCAGTAGAATTGGCTAGTGCTTATGTATATTTAGCATCAGAAGGTGCTTCTTATGTAACAGGACAAACCATTCATGTTAATGGTGGGACAATTGTAAATGGTTAA
- a CDS encoding flavin monoamine oxidase family protein produces the protein MKSIVQPTKKQRRKIVLEILQQQNRIEDYPYLIESLSPPQDITTLAPVGSGKNISIGIIGGGIAGLSAAFELRKLGFDITIFEAEKKRIGGRIYTHYFDRHKKYYGELGAMRIPISHEIVWHYIDLLGLKTTPFIQSTPADLFYILHRHACNDSEGQSVMENIYPAFDLTLREQKTPWIQLQNNAINPLLRKLSPKVRKEIIEIKPQYHPEIIKLDQLSFRNIFEKAGLSLGAISMLGNLSPLIGDFFYTSSIELYSEIYTLDFFSLYRIQGGSANLPLAFYRSFFDSNVKKYYPNIPPHLLGTIHLKNGHCVEQIQQKIPCGPVTLSSKNIENHSIHQQNFDYIICTIPFSTLRNIQLCPAFSSEKMQAIQELSYENSFKSAQFYKERFWEKEDIICGRKLGGSSATDYPLTSLWYPSDHYQYLNSPYAPPKEPGVLLSTYNFTLDATRLGNLPYNQRIFKINRQVEQLHALPKGYIDNILLDYVDINWNNYPWSLGGFAYYRPGQKNTFSWIAAQPEYQNKIFFAGEHVSGKHAWIQGALKTGIQAANHIAKDFIVKK, from the coding sequence TTGAAATCTATTGTACAACCTACTAAAAAACAACGTAGAAAAATAGTATTAGAAATCTTACAACAACAAAACCGAATAGAAGACTATCCTTATCTAATAGAATCTTTAAGTCCTCCTCAAGATATTACCACTTTAGCCCCTGTTGGAAGTGGAAAAAATATTTCTATAGGGATAATTGGTGGTGGAATAGCAGGTCTATCTGCTGCTTTTGAATTAAGAAAATTAGGTTTTGATATTACCATTTTTGAAGCTGAAAAAAAAAGAATCGGAGGAAGAATTTATACTCATTATTTTGATAGACATAAAAAGTATTATGGAGAATTAGGAGCAATGAGAATCCCTATTTCTCATGAAATAGTATGGCATTATATAGATCTTTTAGGTTTAAAAACTACTCCTTTTATTCAATCTACTCCAGCTGATTTATTCTATATACTCCATCGCCATGCCTGTAATGATTCTGAAGGCCAAAGTGTAATGGAAAATATCTATCCTGCTTTTGATTTAACTTTAAGAGAACAAAAAACTCCATGGATACAACTTCAAAACAATGCAATAAATCCTTTATTAAGGAAATTATCTCCTAAAGTTCGAAAAGAAATTATAGAAATCAAACCTCAATATCATCCTGAAATTATAAAACTAGATCAACTTAGTTTCCGAAATATATTTGAAAAAGCTGGTCTAAGCCTAGGAGCTATTAGTATGCTTGGAAATTTGTCTCCTTTAATCGGTGATTTTTTCTATACTAGTTCTATCGAACTCTACTCAGAAATATATACTTTAGATTTTTTCTCTCTTTATCGAATTCAAGGAGGCTCTGCAAATCTTCCCTTAGCATTTTATCGTTCTTTTTTTGATTCTAATGTCAAGAAATACTATCCTAATATTCCACCTCACCTTCTAGGAACGATACATTTGAAGAATGGGCATTGTGTAGAGCAAATTCAACAAAAAATACCATGTGGACCAGTAACCTTATCTTCTAAAAATATAGAAAATCATTCAATTCATCAGCAAAATTTTGACTATATAATCTGCACCATTCCCTTTTCTACTTTAAGAAATATACAACTATGTCCTGCATTTTCCAGTGAAAAAATGCAAGCAATTCAAGAACTCAGTTATGAAAATTCATTTAAATCAGCCCAATTTTATAAAGAAAGATTTTGGGAAAAAGAAGATATTATTTGTGGAAGAAAATTAGGTGGTAGCTCTGCTACAGATTACCCTCTTACTTCTTTATGGTATCCTTCTGATCATTATCAATATCTAAACTCTCCTTATGCTCCTCCTAAAGAACCTGGTGTATTGCTTTCTACTTATAATTTTACCCTGGATGCAACACGATTAGGAAATCTTCCTTATAATCAAAGAATTTTTAAAATTAATAGACAAGTAGAGCAATTGCATGCTCTTCCTAAGGGGTATATAGATAATATTTTACTAGATTATGTAGATATTAATTGGAATAATTATCCTTGGAGTTTGGGTGGCTTTGCTTATTATCGCCCTGGTCAAAAAAACACTTTCTCATGGATTGCAGCACAACCTGAATATCAAAACAAAATCTTTTTTGCAGGAGAACATGTCTCTGGAAAACATGCTTGGATACAAGGAGCCTTAAAAACAGGTATACAGGCAGCCAATCATATTGCTAAAGATTTCATTGTAAAAAAATAA
- the ilvA gene encoding threonine ammonia-lyase — translation MLAAKKGKYFITLNDVLEARERIKDICVQTKLIYSPEYSKESGNEVYIKPENLQLTGAFKLRGALNKVGKLSDEKKRKGLITSSAGNHAQGVAYAAKMHGIQATIVMPHSTPLIKVQSTKKYGANIVLKGNVYDEAYEEAKRLEREKGYVFVHPFDDIDVMAGQGTIALEILEELEGVDAIIVPIGGGGLISGISVAAKCIHPNIKIIGVQAEGANPMKRSFDCGKYTYADMIDTIADGAAVKNPGKITFEIVKNYVDEIITVSDQDLIEEVYMLLERHKLVAEATGVLALAALNKLGFKGKKVVPIVSGGNIDVVTMASLLNNGLVSRGRIFGFSVRLKDTPGQLQKISTILAKKGANVIRLDHNQFKAIDRLKHVVLEVTVETNGHRHIEEIIQALNQEGYVIEQVY, via the coding sequence ATGTTAGCAGCAAAAAAGGGAAAGTATTTTATTACTTTAAATGATGTTTTAGAAGCGAGAGAAAGAATTAAGGATATTTGCGTGCAAACCAAATTAATCTACAGTCCTGAATATAGTAAAGAAAGTGGAAATGAAGTATATATTAAACCAGAAAATTTACAACTCACGGGTGCATTTAAGCTTAGAGGTGCTTTAAATAAAGTAGGAAAATTAAGTGATGAAAAGAAGAGGAAAGGTTTAATTACTTCTTCAGCAGGAAATCATGCACAAGGGGTTGCTTATGCTGCAAAAATGCATGGAATTCAGGCTACAATTGTTATGCCTCATTCCACTCCTTTAATTAAAGTACAATCTACTAAAAAATATGGAGCGAATATTGTACTAAAAGGGAATGTTTATGATGAAGCTTATGAAGAAGCTAAAAGACTAGAAAGAGAAAAAGGATATGTTTTTGTGCACCCTTTTGATGATATAGATGTTATGGCAGGTCAAGGAACCATCGCTCTTGAAATTTTAGAAGAATTGGAAGGAGTAGACGCCATTATTGTTCCTATTGGAGGAGGAGGTCTAATTAGTGGAATTTCTGTAGCTGCAAAATGTATACATCCTAATATAAAAATTATTGGAGTACAAGCAGAAGGAGCCAATCCTATGAAGCGTTCTTTTGATTGTGGTAAATATACTTATGCTGATATGATTGATACTATTGCAGATGGTGCAGCAGTAAAAAATCCAGGAAAAATTACTTTTGAAATTGTAAAAAATTATGTAGATGAAATTATAACAGTAAGTGATCAAGATTTAATAGAAGAAGTTTATATGCTTTTAGAAAGACATAAACTTGTAGCAGAAGCTACAGGGGTTTTGGCTTTAGCTGCTTTAAATAAGTTAGGTTTCAAAGGGAAGAAAGTGGTGCCAATTGTAAGTGGTGGAAATATTGATGTAGTAACTATGGCTTCTTTGTTGAATAATGGCTTGGTTTCTCGGGGAAGAATTTTTGGATTTAGTGTAAGGTTAAAGGATACTCCTGGTCAGCTGCAAAAGATTTCAACCATTTTGGCAAAAAAAGGAGCAAATGTTATAAGATTAGATCATAATCAATTTAAAGCAATTGATCGACTAAAACATGTAGTTTTAGAGGTAACAGTAGAAACGAATGGACATCGACATATTGAAGAAATCATTCAAGCTTTAAATCAAGAAGGATATGTAATAGAACAAGTATATTAA
- a CDS encoding glycosyltransferase family 8 protein, which translates to MMNILVTLNANYIKPLKVMLKSISLNNQEENFSIYLIHSSLTAEEIKDLNIYIEDLGYIFNEIVIEEDYFTNAPTLLHYTKEMYYRLLAFKFLPQDLDRILYLDPDILVLNSLKELYNTDLEGYLYAAAYHNIIPIKEINKIRLGVYDMDAYYNSGVLLMNLDLQRQIIKEQEIYAFVEKNKAKLIMPDQDIINALYGKYIKNLEEKLYNYDARYFSYYKIMSNGKWDMGYVLRNTVILHFCGKKKPWQKEYSGKFHSLYKHYEKLAIG; encoded by the coding sequence ATGATGAATATACTGGTTACTTTAAATGCAAACTATATTAAACCTTTAAAGGTAATGCTTAAATCTATTTCGTTAAATAATCAAGAGGAAAATTTTTCTATTTATTTAATCCACTCTAGTTTAACTGCTGAAGAGATTAAAGATTTAAATATTTATATAGAAGATCTTGGTTATATTTTTAACGAAATTGTTATAGAAGAGGATTATTTTACAAATGCACCTACATTATTACATTATACCAAGGAAATGTATTATCGTTTATTAGCATTTAAATTTTTACCTCAAGATTTAGATCGAATTTTATATTTAGATCCAGATATTTTAGTTTTAAATTCTCTTAAAGAATTGTATAATACGGATCTTGAGGGATACTTATATGCTGCTGCATATCATAATATCATTCCTATAAAGGAAATTAATAAAATAAGATTGGGCGTTTATGATATGGACGCTTATTACAATTCTGGAGTACTTTTGATGAATTTAGATTTGCAAAGACAAATTATCAAAGAACAAGAGATTTATGCTTTTGTAGAAAAAAACAAAGCAAAACTTATTATGCCAGATCAGGATATTATAAATGCTCTGTATGGAAAATATATTAAGAATTTAGAAGAAAAATTATATAATTATGATGCAAGATATTTTAGTTATTATAAAATTATGAGTAATGGAAAATGGGATATGGGATATGTTTTAAGAAATACAGTCATTCTTCATTTTTGTGGAAAGAAAAAACCTTGGCAGAAAGAATATAGTGGGAAATTTCATTCTTTGTACAAGCATTATGAGAAATTAGCAATTGGATAA
- a CDS encoding ACT domain-containing protein — MKAIVSVIGKDKVGITAKVSSTLSQRNANILDISQTILDGFFTMIMIVDLDKITLSFQELAKDLEKAGQDMGVSVKIQHQDIFDAMHNIDKE, encoded by the coding sequence ATGAAGGCGATTGTTAGTGTGATTGGAAAGGATAAGGTTGGCATTACTGCTAAGGTTTCTAGTACTCTATCTCAAAGGAATGCCAATATTTTGGATATTAGCCAGACTATTTTAGATGGGTTTTTTACCATGATTATGATTGTGGATCTAGATAAAATAACTTTATCCTTTCAAGAATTAGCAAAAGATTTAGAAAAAGCAGGACAAGATATGGGAGTATCTGTTAAAATTCAACATCAAGATATTTTTGATGCAATGCATAATATAGATAAGGAGTAA
- a CDS encoding CDIF630_02480 family spore surface protein, translating into MTKNKKKQKYIKSSMEKESRESLGKMERKDPETNVHIPTEYEVINDKAWVDTNEK; encoded by the coding sequence ATGACAAAAAATAAAAAGAAGCAAAAATATATAAAATCCTCTATGGAAAAGGAAAGTAGAGAATCTTTAGGTAAAATGGAACGCAAAGACCCTGAAACAAATGTGCATATACCTACTGAATATGAAGTAATAAATGATAAAGCATGGGTGGATACCAATGAAAAATAG
- a CDS encoding PFL family protein: MNNFNSIMETIRMIEKEKLDIRTITMGISLLDCADSNGVKARQKIYDKITKYAGDLVKVGEELENKYGIPIINKRISVTPIALVAGVSEDRDYVEYAKILDKAAKEIGVNFIGGFSALVHKGYSKGDRILIKSIPQALKETERVCSSVNVGSTKSGIHMDAVKEMGEIIKQTAILTKDQDSIGCAKLVVFANSVEDNPFMAGAYHGVGEPEAVINIGVSGPGVVKSALEKVRGESFDIVAETIKRTAFKITRAGQLIGQEASKRLNVPFGIIDLSLAPTPDVGDSVARILEEMGLEVCGIHGTTAALALLNDAVKKGGIMASSHVGGLSGAFIPVSEDEGMIAAASQGALTFDKLEAMTSVCSVGLDMIAIPGKTPASTISGIIADEAAIGVINNKTTAVRIIPVIGKEVGESATFGGLLGYAPIMEVSQYSCKEFINRGGRIPAPIHSFKN, from the coding sequence ATGAATAATTTTAATTCTATTATGGAAACTATTCGAATGATAGAAAAAGAGAAATTAGATATTCGAACGATTACTATGGGGATTTCTCTATTGGATTGTGCAGATTCTAATGGAGTAAAAGCCCGACAAAAAATTTATGATAAAATTACAAAATATGCTGGCGATTTAGTCAAAGTAGGGGAAGAATTGGAAAATAAGTATGGAATTCCCATTATTAATAAGAGAATTTCAGTAACTCCAATTGCATTAGTAGCAGGAGTTTCAGAAGATAGAGATTATGTGGAATATGCAAAGATATTAGATAAGGCAGCTAAAGAAATTGGTGTGAATTTTATTGGAGGTTTTTCCGCTTTAGTACACAAAGGATATAGTAAAGGGGATAGGATTCTTATAAAATCTATTCCTCAGGCTCTAAAAGAAACAGAGAGAGTATGTTCTTCAGTAAATGTAGGAAGTACCAAATCTGGAATTCATATGGATGCAGTAAAAGAAATGGGAGAGATTATAAAACAAACTGCCATTTTAACTAAGGATCAAGATAGTATTGGTTGTGCTAAATTAGTAGTATTTGCAAATTCTGTAGAGGACAATCCTTTTATGGCAGGAGCCTATCATGGAGTGGGAGAACCAGAAGCTGTTATTAATATAGGAGTTAGTGGACCAGGAGTGGTAAAATCAGCTTTAGAAAAGGTAAGAGGAGAAAGTTTTGATATTGTAGCGGAGACCATTAAGAGAACTGCATTTAAGATTACTAGAGCTGGACAATTGATTGGACAGGAAGCTAGCAAACGACTTAACGTACCTTTTGGAATCATAGACCTTTCTTTAGCTCCTACTCCAGATGTAGGGGATAGCGTAGCAAGGATATTAGAAGAAATGGGGTTAGAAGTTTGCGGGATTCATGGAACAACTGCTGCTTTAGCTCTTTTAAATGATGCTGTAAAAAAAGGTGGGATTATGGCATCTTCTCATGTAGGAGGATTAAGCGGAGCTTTTATTCCTGTGAGTGAAGATGAGGGAATGATTGCTGCTGCTTCTCAAGGTGCCTTGACTTTTGATAAATTAGAGGCGATGACCAGTGTTTGTTCTGTTGGTTTAGATATGATTGCAATACCGGGAAAAACGCCTGCTTCTACGATATCTGGGATTATTGCTGATGAAGCAGCTATCGGAGTGATCAATAATAAGACAACAGCAGTAAGAATTATTCCAGTTATTGGGAAAGAAGTGGGAGAGAGTGCAACCTTTGGAGGATTATTAGGATACGCTCCTATTATGGAAGTAAGTCAATATTCTTGTAAAGAGTTTATCAATAGAGGAGGAAGGATTCCTGCACCAATTCATAGCTTTAAAAATTAA
- a CDS encoding V-type ATP synthase subunit B: MKKEYLKIDKVVGSLVEVSGIEDVFYGEVVDLITKDGSMKKGKVIKIEGDHVTIQVFENTSGLSTKNASIIFENQAFELPLSRDILGRTFDGLGRPLDIGGEVYSRKKSNINGRPINPVARKYPRNFIQTGISSIDGLMTLIRGQKLPIFSGNGMPHNELAAQIIRQAQLGDGSNEDFAIVFAAIGVKHDDADFFKKNLIESDAMDRVVMFINYANDPIAERMNTPRCALTAAEYLAFEEGMQILVVMSDITSYCEALREISSAKEEVPSRKGYPGYLYSDLASLYERAGMLKDKAGSITFLPILTMPNDDITHPIPDLTGYITEGQIVLGRELFQNNIYPPVDVLPSLSRLMKDGIGEGYTRKDHPDVANQLFASYSRVQEVRALAQIMGEDDLSELDKKYMEFGKAFESKFLSQGFYENRDINTTLDLGWEILRILPKEELTRLDPELIEQYY, translated from the coding sequence ATGAAGAAAGAGTATTTAAAAATTGATAAAGTAGTTGGTTCTCTTGTAGAAGTATCTGGGATAGAAGATGTTTTCTATGGAGAAGTGGTGGATCTTATTACCAAAGATGGTTCTATGAAAAAAGGAAAGGTAATAAAAATTGAAGGAGATCATGTAACAATTCAAGTGTTTGAGAATACATCTGGTTTATCTACCAAAAATGCTTCTATTATTTTTGAAAATCAAGCATTTGAATTACCTCTTTCTAGAGATATTCTAGGAAGAACTTTTGATGGATTAGGTAGACCTTTAGATATTGGAGGAGAAGTTTATAGTAGAAAAAAATCTAATATCAATGGAAGACCTATTAATCCAGTTGCTAGAAAATATCCTAGAAATTTTATTCAAACAGGAATTTCTAGTATCGATGGATTGATGACTTTAATTCGAGGACAAAAACTTCCTATATTTTCAGGGAATGGAATGCCTCACAATGAATTGGCTGCACAAATTATTAGACAGGCACAATTAGGAGATGGATCGAATGAGGATTTTGCAATTGTATTTGCGGCCATTGGAGTAAAACATGATGATGCTGACTTTTTTAAGAAAAATTTAATTGAATCTGATGCAATGGATAGAGTAGTAATGTTTATTAACTATGCCAATGATCCTATTGCAGAAAGAATGAATACACCCCGCTGTGCTTTAACAGCAGCGGAGTATCTAGCCTTTGAAGAGGGTATGCAAATATTAGTTGTAATGAGTGATATTACTAGTTATTGTGAAGCATTAAGAGAAATCTCTTCTGCAAAAGAAGAAGTACCTAGTAGAAAGGGATATCCTGGATATCTTTATTCTGATTTAGCTTCTCTATATGAAAGAGCTGGAATGCTTAAAGATAAGGCTGGTTCTATTACTTTTTTACCAATTTTAACAATGCCCAACGATGATATTACTCATCCAATTCCAGACTTAACAGGATATATTACAGAAGGGCAGATTGTGTTGGGAAGAGAATTATTTCAAAATAATATCTATCCTCCAGTAGATGTGCTTCCTTCTTTATCTAGACTTATGAAAGATGGAATTGGGGAAGGATACACAAGGAAGGATCATCCTGATGTTGCAAATCAGTTATTTGCTTCTTATTCAAGAGTACAAGAGGTTCGTGCTTTAGCTCAAATTATGGGAGAAGATGATCTTTCTGAATTAGATAAAAAATATATGGAATTCGGTAAAGCTTTTGAAAGTAAATTCCTCTCTCAAGGATTTTATGAAAACCGAGATATTAATACCACTTTAGATTTAGGTTGGGAGATTTTGAGGATTTTGCCTAAAGAAGAGTTAACTCGTTTGGATCCAGAGTTAATTGAGCAGTATTACTAA
- a CDS encoding alanine/glycine:cation symporter family protein, which produces MLLLESIVSTINSILWDYILIVALVGTGIIISIRLGFPQIRHFTWGAKKVFGGVFKKGENREGSMSSFQALATAVAAQIGTGNIAGVATAITLGGPGAVFWMWVSAFFGMSTIFVEATLAQKYRETTKNGQLVGGPAYYIKNGLGSKSLASFFAVSIILALGFIGNMVQSNSIADVVSRAFSIPQLGIGVIIAFFAALIFIGGMKRIASFTETIVPIMAMIYIIGSILILILFRQNIILTLKAIFIGAFSSKSILGGAAGVGMQQAIRYGVARGLFSNEAGMGSTPNSHAVADVEHPAEQGLSAMIAVCIDTMLVCTATTLIILTTGAQNLGAEGAGVTQEAFNLAFGPIGQKFLAICLTFFAFTTIIGWYYFGENNIRFLFKGKKAIRIYQVIVLIFIILGSFQKVDLVWSLADMFNGIMVIPNLIGVLFLFKESKAILKDYDSQILRGEKLHYKYEYENNELKDYQK; this is translated from the coding sequence ATGTTATTATTAGAAAGTATTGTAAGTACCATTAATAGTATTTTATGGGACTACATACTAATTGTGGCTCTTGTAGGGACTGGAATTATCATTTCTATTAGGCTAGGATTTCCTCAAATTAGACATTTTACATGGGGAGCTAAAAAAGTTTTTGGGGGAGTATTTAAAAAGGGGGAAAATAGGGAAGGAAGTATGTCTTCTTTTCAAGCTCTAGCAACAGCCGTTGCTGCTCAGATTGGAACAGGAAATATTGCTGGGGTAGCGACTGCCATTACTTTAGGAGGGCCTGGAGCAGTTTTTTGGATGTGGGTATCGGCTTTTTTTGGGATGTCAACTATATTTGTTGAAGCAACTTTAGCTCAAAAATATCGCGAAACAACGAAGAATGGACAGCTGGTAGGGGGACCAGCTTACTATATAAAAAATGGATTAGGTTCTAAAAGTTTGGCATCTTTTTTTGCGGTTTCTATTATTTTAGCATTAGGATTTATTGGAAATATGGTACAATCAAATTCTATTGCAGATGTAGTTAGTAGGGCTTTTTCTATTCCTCAATTGGGGATCGGAGTCATCATAGCATTTTTTGCTGCTCTTATTTTTATCGGAGGCATGAAAAGGATTGCAAGTTTTACAGAAACTATTGTGCCTATTATGGCTATGATTTATATTATAGGTTCAATTTTAATATTGATATTATTTAGACAAAATATTATTCTTACATTAAAAGCTATTTTTATAGGAGCATTTAGTTCCAAATCTATTTTAGGAGGAGCTGCTGGTGTGGGGATGCAACAAGCTATTCGATATGGAGTGGCCAGAGGACTTTTTTCTAATGAAGCTGGAATGGGATCTACTCCAAACTCTCATGCGGTTGCTGATGTAGAGCATCCTGCAGAACAAGGTTTATCTGCTATGATTGCTGTATGTATTGATACCATGTTAGTATGTACTGCAACTACTTTGATTATTTTAACAACGGGAGCTCAAAATTTAGGCGCAGAAGGAGCGGGAGTTACACAAGAAGCTTTTAACCTTGCTTTTGGACCTATTGGACAAAAATTTTTAGCAATCTGTTTAACATTTTTTGCTTTTACAACAATCATAGGATGGTATTATTTTGGAGAAAATAATATTCGATTTTTATTTAAAGGGAAAAAGGCTATTCGAATATATCAAGTGATTGTATTGATTTTTATTATTCTAGGATCCTTTCAAAAAGTAGATCTTGTGTGGAGTTTAGCAGATATGTTTAATGGAATTATGGTGATTCCAAACTTAATTGGTGTTTTATTTTTATTTAAAGAGTCAAAGGCAATTTTAAAGGATTATGATAGCCAAATTCTTAGAGGTGAAAAATTACATTATAAATATGAATACGAAAACAATGAGCTTAAAGATTATCAAAAATAA
- a CDS encoding DUF1622 domain-containing protein, whose translation MLLEYILDIVVPIIIHLLEAMGVFIIFFSAVKAFFQYARRIFDFSDESIKINFARALALGLEFKMGAEILKTLLVRTLDEMFILASVVIIRIILTFVIHWEIKSETVYHQQS comes from the coding sequence TTGTTGTTAGAATACATATTAGATATAGTAGTCCCTATTATTATTCATCTTTTAGAAGCTATGGGCGTTTTTATTATCTTTTTTTCTGCAGTAAAAGCATTCTTTCAATATGCTCGCCGTATTTTTGACTTTTCAGATGAATCTATTAAAATCAATTTTGCAAGAGCCTTAGCATTAGGGCTTGAATTTAAAATGGGAGCAGAAATTTTAAAAACTTTATTAGTTAGAACTCTAGATGAAATGTTTATTTTAGCATCTGTTGTAATTATAAGAATCATCTTAACTTTTGTCATTCATTGGGAAATCAAATCAGAAACTGTATATCATCAACAATCTTAA